In Salmo salar chromosome ssa15, Ssal_v3.1, whole genome shotgun sequence, one genomic interval encodes:
- the LOC106571281 gene encoding uncharacterized protein isoform X1: MSRRHATEFQGASPSLPLPPDHVLNSGAVVFPGAFDQHGCSLVMFPVDSHGSLSDLSKSEVVDFIHYFLCLYNKKQEKESLVSVVADLRQATLNTTRFIAETLLLLELHRRTVHTVYIIQPKKKDVLKLLLKLLVPSKSYVAPFKRVLLKGVFDLSNYIDRSQLTASLGGYLVYCHRSWVTFIKEIDGFVQEFLSVVQRLPSSISTLQTLSRQPVPSAFTELKTFCYTNEAKFQMLRQELGLDELLKHCECVVEKMRYPEKNSCYQAMAGTALFTNTAFDMLQNYSRITVAVEKIELLWQQAFSKAHLQLQVFQLRNEAQQITEQIKSLQKEKLQPYRIEISKDARRAEMLTSEFEASIYTPAMALVRCSEDVIHTLAEILPPGSVQTREEWVQALDRLKENFHAAVELPHQTLRAVSDFYHYYKKANSWYNIVLCENFLQDLLWGVNYDCLPRQRHPLEMHGPVPVWRQAVCDFLTNNPSPDMEELVQLAHLANVIPDAQLQQTGKQLSQRCLNLCKLLTCPGVVPINDLQSALQWQYEFLRANHREGPGPHTNLAVGRVPEASLNIPDVTFSHSRTSGSRSDCHTKDNMHSHGSLSNLKHHQAPLGTSPSSAVSGAVSAVGKPPSLSSFDSGFDGAGSGHMETGAGREGWEGLSRVPGTRDSFRPITRQPQIHEENISSVSDSEDRREEFDFESVGSTTRASIQIIPKITVDSMHFEIKLKRSATLPHNPWLSLPVEDLENSYTVTITQNPSQSPQLRDVKSPNPSECSHHSDQLSNWSRDQPTQTEVQAKPQSRGAQPCDSILQAQDSFDDSELSAIRDPLSSTITDARDGPNYTAESSPTLLWDTYDFHNPKQDSCERITSSMTEVSLNDWDLKEQEGLRKVEEILDRAAGILEEEENVMVQEQMLAVLLKTESTSKPWESWGSEAQVCVMTSSDLKAHGVLGLDDSLASADTDNQSECRSPEATSETVASEHSMGHNGWLTETGLTGLMCPQSSRGELLKELRGLHVLDELIMEENLKIHQLRRAEKQCPDEKPTQSAVSRSTSKERQEFLLELEREKREVEGMENSLDKEMTKECQLKRMSRTRKVVKCSVMERTSKLKNLEDRALCDNLISHNRSQHHNVKHLPSLPQDSINLDPNESLSITATPCPDYAKTPESQTCVQSVNGQSPHDDANISSCGDAVVEVDTPSYCDLTEHNSPQVLILPQITSDPNESIEKVGIQSHEGTEKKDLRSGEAFQSCTPETTSFIHEMCPEHGAFDPGANANNPPVPKPRKASVPVNDKGQELKIPTKPMYRTLCSDSDSDPNPRLTPQVALNTQPKPKERNLKPTNSSPSSVLSQDVNEHRSDNNDKPLSAQQASLCNNPLEFHEQSTLGGCSVGSTLTLVGSDCVQIEIHCSQKSEDVLTHLGSNSEELSRMSAEVTSGSCEPSGADEWREVEVPDGFQRCGTARRSPVNQPNHHIPTRDMTNFKTPIVLDTGSGLMKAGFADQDLPNTIFPNIIGLPKYEEIMNGYLERETYIGHEAQHMRGVLALKYPMKNGIIRNWDEMEKIWHHTFQQLHVEPDDHPVLLTEAAMNPLANRQRMVELMFECFNVPLTYVAMQAVLALYAAGRTTGVVFDSGDGVSHSVPVFEGYCLPHAVQRCTLAGHDVTMHLKKLLQEQGFCMRTSAEMEIVREMKEKCCRVSQDYESELTCGGSASSEMYYTMPDGQVVHLSTERFRAPEILFKPELIGRDHYGMHESIFKSILSSDIDLRRSFLGNIVLSGGNTLLAGLPERLQSEIRTMVPTDLGECVRVTSPKDRDFSVWSGGAVLANLSSFASAWISQEEYEEYGPQIVFRKCF, encoded by the exons CTTCATAGGAGGACTGTGCACACTGTATACATAATTCAACCGAAAAAGAAAGATGTTCTGAAACTTTTGTTGAAACTGCTCGTACCGTCAAAGTCTTATGTTGCTCCCTTTAAG AGAGTTCTGCTGAAAGGGGTCTTTGACCTTTCCAACTACATTGACAGAAGCCAGTTGACTGCATCTTTAGGAGGCTACCTGGTTTACTGTCATCGGAGTTGGGTTACCTTTATCAAG GAGATAGATGGCTTTGTCCAGGAGTTTCTCTCGGTGGTCCAGAGGCTCCCGTCCTCCATCTCCACCCTGCAGACCCTCTCCAGACAGCCTGTCCCCTCTGCCTTCACTGAGCTGAAGACCTTCTGTTACACCAACGAGGCCAAGTTCCAAATGCTTCGGCA GGAGCTGGGGTTGGATGAGCTGCTAAAGCactgtgagtgtgtggtggagaaGATGCGCTACCCTGAGAAGAACTCGTGCTATCAGGCCATGGCCGGGACAGCCCTCTTCACCAACACAGCCTTCGACATGCTGCAGAACTAcagcag GATAACTGTGGCTGTGGAAAAAATTGAGTTGCTGTGGCAACAGGCCTTTTCCAAGGCCCACCTCCAGCTACAGGTCTTCCAGCTGCGTAATGAGGCACAGCAG ATAACAGAACAGATTAAAAGCCTTCAGAAAGAGAAGCTCCAGCCTTACAGAATAGAGATCTCTAAAGATGCCAGAAGGGCTGAGATGTTAACGTCAGAATTTGAGGCATCGATCTATACCCCTGCCATG GCCCTGGTTCGCTGTTCTGAAGATGTGATCCACACATTAGCTGAGATTCTGCCTCCTGGTTCTGTCCAGACCAGGGAAGAGTGGGTGCAGGCTCTGGACAGACTGAAGGAGAACTTCCACGCTGCTGTAGAGCTCCCTCATCAGACCCTCCGAGCAGTCTCtgacttctaccactactacaaaaAA GCCAATAGTTGGTACAACATAGTCCTGTGTGAGAACTTTCTCCAAGACCTTCTGTGGGGTGTGAACTACGACTGCCTCCCCAGGCAGCGGCACCCGCTGGAGATGCATGGCCCTGTCCCTGTGTGGAGGCAGGCAGTCTGTGACTTCCTGACAAACAACCCCTCCCCGGACATGGAGGAGCTGGTCCAGCTTGCTCACCTGGCCAACGTCATCCCTGACGCCCAGCTGCAGCAGACTGGCAAACAGCTATCACAAAG ATGCTTGAatctgtgtaaacttctgacctgtcCAGGTGTAGTACCTATCAACGACCTCCAGTCTGCGCTGCAGTGGCAGTATGAGTTTCTGAGAGCCAACCACAGGGAAGGACCTGGGCCACACACTAACCTGGCTGTAGGCAGAGTACCTGAGGCCAGTCTCAACATTCCAGATGTGACGTTTAGTCACAGTAGAACCTCTGGTTCCAGATCCGACTGCCACACTAAGGACAACATGCACAGTCACGGCTCTCTCTCCAACCTCAAGCACCATCAGGCCCCTCTGGGTACGTCTCCCTCCAGTGCCGTCTCTGGGGCTGTGTCTGCTGTGGGGAAGCCTCCCTCCCTCAGCTCCTTTGACTCTGGCTTTGATGGAGCAGGAAGCGGCCACATGGAGACTGGCGCTGGGCGAGAGGGATGGGAGGGGCTGTCCAGGGTACCAGGCACCAGGGACTCCTTCAGGCCCATCACCAGGCAGCCCCAGATCCACGAGGAGAACATCTCCAGCGTGTCTGACTCTGAGGACCGCAGGGAGGAGTTTGACTTTGAATCTGTGGGCAGCACCACAAGGGCCAGCATTCAGATCATCCCAAAGATAACTGTGGACTCGATGCATTTTGAGATCAAGCTGAAGCGTTCGGCTACCCTGCCCCATAATCCATGGCTCAGTCTGCCTGTGGAAGACCTTGAGAACTCCTACACGGTCACCATCACTCAGAACCCATCACAGTCACCACAGCTGCGGGACGTCAAGAGCCCCAACCCTTCAGAGTGCTCCCACCACAGCGACCAATTATCCAACTGGTCCAGAGACCAGCCCACACAGACGGAGGTACAAGCCAAGCCTCAGAGCAGAGGGGCACAGCCCTGCGACAGTATCCTACAGGCACAGGACAGCTTTGATGACTCGGAACTGAGTGCCATTCGGGATCCCCTTTCCAGCACCATCACAGATGCAAGAGATGGGCCGAACTACACTGCAGAGAGCAGCCCCACTCTTCTCTGGGATACGTATGACTTTCACAACCCCAAACAGGACAGCTGTGAAAG GATAACCAGCTCCATGACTGAAGTCTCGTTAAATGACTGGGACCTGAAGGAGCAGGAGGGTCTCAGGAAGGTAGAAGAGATCTTGGACCGGGCAGCTGGAATACTAGAG GAGGAAGAGAATGTGATGGTACAGGAGCAGATGTTGGCTGTCCTTCTGAAGACTGAGAGCACGAGCAAACCGTGGGAATCATGGGGCAGTGAGGCGCAGGTATGTGTG aTGACCTCCAGTGACCTTAAGGCACATGGTGTCCTGGGCCTTGATGACAGTCTTGCCTCTGCAGACACTGACAACCAGAGTGAATGCAGGTCACCAGAGGCAACCAGTGAAACTGTGGCCTCAGAACACAGCATGGGCCACAATGGATGGCTGACGGAGACTGGGTTGACTGGTCTGATGTGCCCTCAAAGCAGCAGGGGAGAGTTGCTGAAGGAGCTGAGAGGACTGCATGTTCTGGATGAGCTCATCATGGAGGAGAACCTGAAGATCCACCAGCTTCGACGGGCTGAGAAGCAGTGCCCTGATGAAAAGCCCACTCAATCAGCGGTTTCCCGAAGTACGAGCAAGGAGAGGCAGGAGTTCCTATTAGAactagagagggagaaaagggaaGTGGAGGGGATGGAAAATAGCCTAGACAAAGAGATGACCAAAGAATGTCAACTCAAGAGGATGAGCAGAACCAGGAAAGTAGTGAAATGCTCAGTAATGGAAAGGACTTCTAAACTTAAAAACTTGGAGGACCGTGCACTCTGTGATAATCTTATATCACACAATAGGAGCCAACACCACAACGTAAAGCACTTGCCCTCCTTACCCCAAGACTCCATAAACCTGGATCCTAATGAATCCCTCAGTATTACTGCAACCCCATGTCCAGATTATGCCAAAACCCCTGAATCACAAACATGTGTTCAAAGTGTAAATGGTCAGTCCCCACATGATGACGCTAATATATCCAGCTGTGGTGATGCCGTGGTAGAAGTTGACACCCCCAGCTACTGTGATCTTACTGAGCATAATTCACCACAAGTTTTAATTCTACCACAAATCACTTCTGATCCCAATGAATCTATTGAAAAGGTTGGAATCCAAAGCCATGAGGGTACAGAGAAGAAAGATTTAAGATCTGGGGAAGCTTTTCAAAGTTGCACACCAGAAACGACCTCCTTTATACATGAAATGTGCCCTGAACATGGAGCATTTGACCCAGGTGCTAATGCCAACAACCCCCCTGTGCCTAAACCAAGAAAGGCATCTGTTCCTGTGAATGATAAAGGTCAAGAACTCAAAATTCCAACCAAACCCATGTATAGAACTCTCTGCTCTGATAGTGATTCAGACCCTAACCCTAGGCTCACACCGCAAGTTGCGCTCAATACTCAACCGAAGCCTAAAGAGCGAAACCTCAAACCTACAAACAGTTCTCCTAGTTCTGTTCTGAGTCAAGATGTGAATGAACACAGAAGTGACAACAATGACAAACCCTTATCCGCTCAACAGGCGTCCTTATGTAATAACCCTTTGGAGTTCCATGAACAGTCAACGCTAGGCGGCTGCTCTGTGGGATCAACATTAACGCTTGTTGGCTCTGACTGTGTTCAGATAGAAATCCACTGCTCCCAGAAATCTGAGGATGTGTTAACACATTTGGGGTCCAATTCTGAAGAGCTGTCTCGTATGTCTGCTGAAGTAACGTCTGGATCATGTGAACCAAGCGGAGCTGATGAGTGGAGAGAAGTAGAGGTCCCTGATGGGTTCCAGAGGTGTGGTACTGCCAGGAGATCACCTGTCAATCAACCCAATCACCACATCCCCACCAGAGAC atgaCCAATTTCAAGACCCCTATTGTGCTGGACACAGGGTCTGGTTTGATGAAAGCAGGGTTTGCAGATCAGGACCTCCCAAATACTATATTCCCAAATATCATTGGGCTGCCAAAATACGAG GAAATAATGAATGGCTACTTGGAACGGGAGACCTATATTGGACATGAGGCTCAACATATGAGAGGAGTCCTGGCACTGAAGTATCCCATGAAGAACGGAATTATACGCAACTGGGATGAAATGGAAAAG ATTTGGCACCACACATTCCAGCAGTTGCATGTGGAACCAGACGATCACCCTGTCCTACTGACCGAGGCAGCCATGAACCCACTGGCGAACCGTCAGCGCATGGTGGAACTCATGTTTGAGTGCTTCAATGTTCCACTCACCTACGTGGCCATGCAGGCAGTGCTGGCACTTTACGCAGCAGGGAGAACCACAG GTGTAGTGTTTGACTCTGGGGATGGAGTGAGCCATAGTGTGCCAGTGTTTGAGGGATACTGTCTACCACACGCAGTGCAGCGCTGCACCTTGGCTGGCCATGATGTTACAATGCACCTTAAAAAG CTTCTGCAAGAGCAGGGGTTCTGCATGCGCACTTCTGCCGAGATGGAGATTGTGAGGGAGATGAAGGAGAAATGCTGCCGGGTGTCCCAAGACTATGAATCTGAGCTAACCTGTGGAGGGTCGGCCAGCAGTGAGATGTATTACACTATGCCTGATGGACAGGTCGTCCACCTCAGCACAGAGCGGTTCAG GGCTCCTGAGATTCTGTTTAAGCCAGAGCTGATTGGACGAGACCATTACGGGATGCATGAGAGTATTTTCAAGTCTATCCTTAGTTCAGACATTGACCTCCGGCGGAGTTTTTTGGGGAACATTGTCCTATCAG GTGGAAATACCCTGTTGGCTGGCTTGCCTGAGCGGCTTCAGAGTGAAATTAGAACCATGGTGCCTACAGACTTGGGGGAGTGTGTGCGGGTGACCAGCCCTAAGGACAGAGATTTCTCTGTATGGAGCGGAGGTGCAGTGCTGGCCAACTTGTCTTCCTTTGCCTCGGCCTGGATCAGCCAAGAGGAATACGAGGAATATGGTCCCCAGATTGTTTTCAGGAAGTGCTTCTGA
- the LOC106571281 gene encoding uncharacterized protein isoform X2, giving the protein MSRRHATEFQGASPSLPLPPDHVLNSGAVVFPGAFDQHGCSLVMFPVDSHGSLSDLSKSEVVDFIHYFLCLYNKKQEKESLVSVVADLRQATLNTTRFIAETLLLLELHRRTVHTVYIIQPKKKDVLKLLLKLLVPSKSYVAPFKRVLLKGVFDLSNYIDRSQLTASLGGYLVYCHRSWVTFIKEIDGFVQEFLSVVQRLPSSISTLQTLSRQPVPSAFTELKTFCYTNEAKFQMLRQELGLDELLKHCECVVEKMRYPEKNSCYQAMAGTALFTNTAFDMLQNYSRITVAVEKIELLWQQAFSKAHLQLQVFQLRNEAQQITEQIKSLQKEKLQPYRIEISKDARRAEMLTSEFEASIYTPAMALVRCSEDVIHTLAEILPPGSVQTREEWVQALDRLKENFHAAVELPHQTLRAVSDFYHYYKKANSWYNIVLCENFLQDLLWGVNYDCLPRQRHPLEMHGPVPVWRQAVCDFLTNNPSPDMEELVQLAHLANVIPDAQLQQTGKQLSQRCLNLCKLLTCPGVVPINDLQSALQWQYEFLRANHREGPGPHTNLAVGRVPEASLNIPDVTFSHSRTSGSRSDCHTKDNMHSHGSLSNLKHHQAPLGTSPSSAVSGAVSAVGKPPSLSSFDSGFDGAGSGHMETGAGREGWEGLSRVPGTRDSFRPITRQPQIHEENISSVSDSEDRREEFDFESVGSTTRASIQIIPKITVDSMHFEIKLKRSATLPHNPWLSLPVEDLENSYTVTITQNPSQSPQLRDVKSPNPSECSHHSDQLSNWSRDQPTQTEVQAKPQSRGAQPCDSILQAQDSFDDSELSAIRDPLSSTITDARDGPNYTAESSPTLLWDTYDFHNPKQDSCERITSSMTEVSLNDWDLKEQEGLRKVEEILDRAAGILEEEENVMVQEQMLAVLLKTESTSKPWESWGSEAQMTSSDLKAHGVLGLDDSLASADTDNQSECRSPEATSETVASEHSMGHNGWLTETGLTGLMCPQSSRGELLKELRGLHVLDELIMEENLKIHQLRRAEKQCPDEKPTQSAVSRSTSKERQEFLLELEREKREVEGMENSLDKEMTKECQLKRMSRTRKVVKCSVMERTSKLKNLEDRALCDNLISHNRSQHHNVKHLPSLPQDSINLDPNESLSITATPCPDYAKTPESQTCVQSVNGQSPHDDANISSCGDAVVEVDTPSYCDLTEHNSPQVLILPQITSDPNESIEKVGIQSHEGTEKKDLRSGEAFQSCTPETTSFIHEMCPEHGAFDPGANANNPPVPKPRKASVPVNDKGQELKIPTKPMYRTLCSDSDSDPNPRLTPQVALNTQPKPKERNLKPTNSSPSSVLSQDVNEHRSDNNDKPLSAQQASLCNNPLEFHEQSTLGGCSVGSTLTLVGSDCVQIEIHCSQKSEDVLTHLGSNSEELSRMSAEVTSGSCEPSGADEWREVEVPDGFQRCGTARRSPVNQPNHHIPTRDMTNFKTPIVLDTGSGLMKAGFADQDLPNTIFPNIIGLPKYEEIMNGYLERETYIGHEAQHMRGVLALKYPMKNGIIRNWDEMEKIWHHTFQQLHVEPDDHPVLLTEAAMNPLANRQRMVELMFECFNVPLTYVAMQAVLALYAAGRTTGVVFDSGDGVSHSVPVFEGYCLPHAVQRCTLAGHDVTMHLKKLLQEQGFCMRTSAEMEIVREMKEKCCRVSQDYESELTCGGSASSEMYYTMPDGQVVHLSTERFRAPEILFKPELIGRDHYGMHESIFKSILSSDIDLRRSFLGNIVLSGGNTLLAGLPERLQSEIRTMVPTDLGECVRVTSPKDRDFSVWSGGAVLANLSSFASAWISQEEYEEYGPQIVFRKCF; this is encoded by the exons CTTCATAGGAGGACTGTGCACACTGTATACATAATTCAACCGAAAAAGAAAGATGTTCTGAAACTTTTGTTGAAACTGCTCGTACCGTCAAAGTCTTATGTTGCTCCCTTTAAG AGAGTTCTGCTGAAAGGGGTCTTTGACCTTTCCAACTACATTGACAGAAGCCAGTTGACTGCATCTTTAGGAGGCTACCTGGTTTACTGTCATCGGAGTTGGGTTACCTTTATCAAG GAGATAGATGGCTTTGTCCAGGAGTTTCTCTCGGTGGTCCAGAGGCTCCCGTCCTCCATCTCCACCCTGCAGACCCTCTCCAGACAGCCTGTCCCCTCTGCCTTCACTGAGCTGAAGACCTTCTGTTACACCAACGAGGCCAAGTTCCAAATGCTTCGGCA GGAGCTGGGGTTGGATGAGCTGCTAAAGCactgtgagtgtgtggtggagaaGATGCGCTACCCTGAGAAGAACTCGTGCTATCAGGCCATGGCCGGGACAGCCCTCTTCACCAACACAGCCTTCGACATGCTGCAGAACTAcagcag GATAACTGTGGCTGTGGAAAAAATTGAGTTGCTGTGGCAACAGGCCTTTTCCAAGGCCCACCTCCAGCTACAGGTCTTCCAGCTGCGTAATGAGGCACAGCAG ATAACAGAACAGATTAAAAGCCTTCAGAAAGAGAAGCTCCAGCCTTACAGAATAGAGATCTCTAAAGATGCCAGAAGGGCTGAGATGTTAACGTCAGAATTTGAGGCATCGATCTATACCCCTGCCATG GCCCTGGTTCGCTGTTCTGAAGATGTGATCCACACATTAGCTGAGATTCTGCCTCCTGGTTCTGTCCAGACCAGGGAAGAGTGGGTGCAGGCTCTGGACAGACTGAAGGAGAACTTCCACGCTGCTGTAGAGCTCCCTCATCAGACCCTCCGAGCAGTCTCtgacttctaccactactacaaaaAA GCCAATAGTTGGTACAACATAGTCCTGTGTGAGAACTTTCTCCAAGACCTTCTGTGGGGTGTGAACTACGACTGCCTCCCCAGGCAGCGGCACCCGCTGGAGATGCATGGCCCTGTCCCTGTGTGGAGGCAGGCAGTCTGTGACTTCCTGACAAACAACCCCTCCCCGGACATGGAGGAGCTGGTCCAGCTTGCTCACCTGGCCAACGTCATCCCTGACGCCCAGCTGCAGCAGACTGGCAAACAGCTATCACAAAG ATGCTTGAatctgtgtaaacttctgacctgtcCAGGTGTAGTACCTATCAACGACCTCCAGTCTGCGCTGCAGTGGCAGTATGAGTTTCTGAGAGCCAACCACAGGGAAGGACCTGGGCCACACACTAACCTGGCTGTAGGCAGAGTACCTGAGGCCAGTCTCAACATTCCAGATGTGACGTTTAGTCACAGTAGAACCTCTGGTTCCAGATCCGACTGCCACACTAAGGACAACATGCACAGTCACGGCTCTCTCTCCAACCTCAAGCACCATCAGGCCCCTCTGGGTACGTCTCCCTCCAGTGCCGTCTCTGGGGCTGTGTCTGCTGTGGGGAAGCCTCCCTCCCTCAGCTCCTTTGACTCTGGCTTTGATGGAGCAGGAAGCGGCCACATGGAGACTGGCGCTGGGCGAGAGGGATGGGAGGGGCTGTCCAGGGTACCAGGCACCAGGGACTCCTTCAGGCCCATCACCAGGCAGCCCCAGATCCACGAGGAGAACATCTCCAGCGTGTCTGACTCTGAGGACCGCAGGGAGGAGTTTGACTTTGAATCTGTGGGCAGCACCACAAGGGCCAGCATTCAGATCATCCCAAAGATAACTGTGGACTCGATGCATTTTGAGATCAAGCTGAAGCGTTCGGCTACCCTGCCCCATAATCCATGGCTCAGTCTGCCTGTGGAAGACCTTGAGAACTCCTACACGGTCACCATCACTCAGAACCCATCACAGTCACCACAGCTGCGGGACGTCAAGAGCCCCAACCCTTCAGAGTGCTCCCACCACAGCGACCAATTATCCAACTGGTCCAGAGACCAGCCCACACAGACGGAGGTACAAGCCAAGCCTCAGAGCAGAGGGGCACAGCCCTGCGACAGTATCCTACAGGCACAGGACAGCTTTGATGACTCGGAACTGAGTGCCATTCGGGATCCCCTTTCCAGCACCATCACAGATGCAAGAGATGGGCCGAACTACACTGCAGAGAGCAGCCCCACTCTTCTCTGGGATACGTATGACTTTCACAACCCCAAACAGGACAGCTGTGAAAG GATAACCAGCTCCATGACTGAAGTCTCGTTAAATGACTGGGACCTGAAGGAGCAGGAGGGTCTCAGGAAGGTAGAAGAGATCTTGGACCGGGCAGCTGGAATACTAGAG GAGGAAGAGAATGTGATGGTACAGGAGCAGATGTTGGCTGTCCTTCTGAAGACTGAGAGCACGAGCAAACCGTGGGAATCATGGGGCAGTGAGGCGCAG aTGACCTCCAGTGACCTTAAGGCACATGGTGTCCTGGGCCTTGATGACAGTCTTGCCTCTGCAGACACTGACAACCAGAGTGAATGCAGGTCACCAGAGGCAACCAGTGAAACTGTGGCCTCAGAACACAGCATGGGCCACAATGGATGGCTGACGGAGACTGGGTTGACTGGTCTGATGTGCCCTCAAAGCAGCAGGGGAGAGTTGCTGAAGGAGCTGAGAGGACTGCATGTTCTGGATGAGCTCATCATGGAGGAGAACCTGAAGATCCACCAGCTTCGACGGGCTGAGAAGCAGTGCCCTGATGAAAAGCCCACTCAATCAGCGGTTTCCCGAAGTACGAGCAAGGAGAGGCAGGAGTTCCTATTAGAactagagagggagaaaagggaaGTGGAGGGGATGGAAAATAGCCTAGACAAAGAGATGACCAAAGAATGTCAACTCAAGAGGATGAGCAGAACCAGGAAAGTAGTGAAATGCTCAGTAATGGAAAGGACTTCTAAACTTAAAAACTTGGAGGACCGTGCACTCTGTGATAATCTTATATCACACAATAGGAGCCAACACCACAACGTAAAGCACTTGCCCTCCTTACCCCAAGACTCCATAAACCTGGATCCTAATGAATCCCTCAGTATTACTGCAACCCCATGTCCAGATTATGCCAAAACCCCTGAATCACAAACATGTGTTCAAAGTGTAAATGGTCAGTCCCCACATGATGACGCTAATATATCCAGCTGTGGTGATGCCGTGGTAGAAGTTGACACCCCCAGCTACTGTGATCTTACTGAGCATAATTCACCACAAGTTTTAATTCTACCACAAATCACTTCTGATCCCAATGAATCTATTGAAAAGGTTGGAATCCAAAGCCATGAGGGTACAGAGAAGAAAGATTTAAGATCTGGGGAAGCTTTTCAAAGTTGCACACCAGAAACGACCTCCTTTATACATGAAATGTGCCCTGAACATGGAGCATTTGACCCAGGTGCTAATGCCAACAACCCCCCTGTGCCTAAACCAAGAAAGGCATCTGTTCCTGTGAATGATAAAGGTCAAGAACTCAAAATTCCAACCAAACCCATGTATAGAACTCTCTGCTCTGATAGTGATTCAGACCCTAACCCTAGGCTCACACCGCAAGTTGCGCTCAATACTCAACCGAAGCCTAAAGAGCGAAACCTCAAACCTACAAACAGTTCTCCTAGTTCTGTTCTGAGTCAAGATGTGAATGAACACAGAAGTGACAACAATGACAAACCCTTATCCGCTCAACAGGCGTCCTTATGTAATAACCCTTTGGAGTTCCATGAACAGTCAACGCTAGGCGGCTGCTCTGTGGGATCAACATTAACGCTTGTTGGCTCTGACTGTGTTCAGATAGAAATCCACTGCTCCCAGAAATCTGAGGATGTGTTAACACATTTGGGGTCCAATTCTGAAGAGCTGTCTCGTATGTCTGCTGAAGTAACGTCTGGATCATGTGAACCAAGCGGAGCTGATGAGTGGAGAGAAGTAGAGGTCCCTGATGGGTTCCAGAGGTGTGGTACTGCCAGGAGATCACCTGTCAATCAACCCAATCACCACATCCCCACCAGAGAC atgaCCAATTTCAAGACCCCTATTGTGCTGGACACAGGGTCTGGTTTGATGAAAGCAGGGTTTGCAGATCAGGACCTCCCAAATACTATATTCCCAAATATCATTGGGCTGCCAAAATACGAG GAAATAATGAATGGCTACTTGGAACGGGAGACCTATATTGGACATGAGGCTCAACATATGAGAGGAGTCCTGGCACTGAAGTATCCCATGAAGAACGGAATTATACGCAACTGGGATGAAATGGAAAAG ATTTGGCACCACACATTCCAGCAGTTGCATGTGGAACCAGACGATCACCCTGTCCTACTGACCGAGGCAGCCATGAACCCACTGGCGAACCGTCAGCGCATGGTGGAACTCATGTTTGAGTGCTTCAATGTTCCACTCACCTACGTGGCCATGCAGGCAGTGCTGGCACTTTACGCAGCAGGGAGAACCACAG GTGTAGTGTTTGACTCTGGGGATGGAGTGAGCCATAGTGTGCCAGTGTTTGAGGGATACTGTCTACCACACGCAGTGCAGCGCTGCACCTTGGCTGGCCATGATGTTACAATGCACCTTAAAAAG CTTCTGCAAGAGCAGGGGTTCTGCATGCGCACTTCTGCCGAGATGGAGATTGTGAGGGAGATGAAGGAGAAATGCTGCCGGGTGTCCCAAGACTATGAATCTGAGCTAACCTGTGGAGGGTCGGCCAGCAGTGAGATGTATTACACTATGCCTGATGGACAGGTCGTCCACCTCAGCACAGAGCGGTTCAG GGCTCCTGAGATTCTGTTTAAGCCAGAGCTGATTGGACGAGACCATTACGGGATGCATGAGAGTATTTTCAAGTCTATCCTTAGTTCAGACATTGACCTCCGGCGGAGTTTTTTGGGGAACATTGTCCTATCAG GTGGAAATACCCTGTTGGCTGGCTTGCCTGAGCGGCTTCAGAGTGAAATTAGAACCATGGTGCCTACAGACTTGGGGGAGTGTGTGCGGGTGACCAGCCCTAAGGACAGAGATTTCTCTGTATGGAGCGGAGGTGCAGTGCTGGCCAACTTGTCTTCCTTTGCCTCGGCCTGGATCAGCCAAGAGGAATACGAGGAATATGGTCCCCAGATTGTTTTCAGGAAGTGCTTCTGA